DNA sequence from the Bufo bufo chromosome 3, aBufBuf1.1, whole genome shotgun sequence genome:
tgattgtccatattgcctgctttgctggctggattcatttttccatcatattataccctGCTCGTTTTCATGGGTTATGACCACCGCTGCAGCGCACTGCTGGATTGCTGTCTAAACacgctctgctgctggcaaacaatgattcagtatgggccATTAGCGATGGATTATCCCCATACTattgaggagattgctgcatgtaaatacagcggtctccttcacagACGAGCAAGCACTTGCCGGGAAGGAACTGTTCCTCCACGCAAATCGCCTGCGGTATCATCCCAGTGACAGTAGAGATAGCTGTTTACGGATATGATTATAGGGCACAAAGTTGAATTTTAAATTTCCATGCAGTCCTTCATGTTATTAAAATGGCCTTGCTACTAATTGTGTTATATTAGGGCACTGCTATCTAGCAGATTTGTAATACTTTATTTTAAAAGAACCTGTCACCAAGAAAttactggtaaaccaggcacaatgccttgtagggctagctcagctgaatgtaatgatacctcagtccctacagggaaatttcccggtgagcCGATGCCCAGAGGGCTGCCCAAGCCCTTCTGAcagctgcctgctatgtacataaagatctgatgctctcagcattaattaatgtaggagcgaTGATAGAGCTTCATACTGTGGcatgggtggcagtattttgtgctgcactgtagtatctggttctgctggggcagtattttgtgctgcattgtggtatttggttctgcaggggcggtattttgttctgcactacagtattgctgcccccgcctacttctgttgtcctgtcttctgtcaatttggacccacctacaacatcggactacttttttttttttccagtactactttaagttcccagtctgcccctgagtAAATGTAATCTATATGAAAATTAGCAGAAATTGCACCGAATGCGAGCCACGTCACGCTGTGCCCCTTTGCTTTTCCTGCTTCCTTGTTCAGCCCCTTTTCCTTCTTGATTATCAGGACATGGGGAGTTGACTGTGCATgaacctttagggtccattcacacgtcctcaaaatgggtccgcatccgttccgcaattttgcggaacaggtgcggacccattcattttcaatggggccagaatgtgctgtccgcatccacatttgcggatccgcacttccgttcctgcaaaaaaatagaacatgtccttttcttgtccgcaattgcggacaagaaaaggcattttctatgagagtggcagcgatgtgcggtccgcaaaatgcggaaggcacattgccagtgtccgcaatttgcggatccgcaatttgtggatccacaaaacacatacggacgtgtgaatggacccttaggctaccaTTTCATCCACTCCCCTTGTGCTTGCCTCTCTTTACAATCTTTTAGATACGATATTCAAGTTTTTTCTTTGGCGTTCTAAATTCACTAAATCAAAGTTTAGATCTTTTATGTGTCTTTGCTTTCCCATGATTGCTGATATTTTATGCTAAAAGGCTTTATTCCCAATTACTGAGTTTTTCTACTTAATTCATACAGTGGGCTCCAACCTGTGGCTTATGGATCACAATCAGGCTTCTTTCATAACCTGCAGCCAAGTGTTCCGTCCGGCAGGTTCTGCTGACCATGCCAGGAATCGGCTGGCCAAaacacattgcgtgcagcagtttTGGTCCAggcgattctctgcatatttgtcgGGTAGCGGACAGATCTCTGCCAGACTCCATTATAGGCAATGGGGTCTGGCACGAAGGTGGTAGTATCTGGCAATGCTGGATCTGGAGAACTCTGTTAGACTGTTCTCCACAGGAAAGCCTGCCGAGTTCCCTGCCTCAAGTATTACGCTAGTCTTACTGTAAAATAGGGTTGTTGGTACTTAGGTGGTGATTAAGGTATCACAATGTAATCACAGCTTATTAGAACGGTGTACGCACATACGTGTAGTGCAGTAACTTCTGGATACCTATCTATTATTTTACGGAGTATATTAGCAGGCTTGCATTATTTTCCATCTGAGTGATCATGCACATAAAATGTTAATTAAAGCACTGACTCCAGAGGTATAAACTGAGCCCAGCATGTGGGAGTTAATAGCTTTATTAATATTCACTAAAAGGTACGTCTTCTCAAGTGCCTGTACACAACAATATAATGGCACCTTAGACAAAATCACTCAAAAGAAacacattcttaaaaaaaaacaaaaaacatgccTCTCATTTTTCCAGTTTCAAGGGTTGTTCCGAGAATTTGATACTAatgaccgatcctcaggataggtcattaatatctgatcggtggggtccgacacccaggacccccgccaatctgctgtttgagaaggcaccagcactcctgtgagtgccacgctgtgcttggtgagcatgaAGAAATCCATGGTGCTCACAGGAACAccagtgccttttcaaacagctgatcggtgggagtcccgggtgtcggacagccacaccaatcagataccgatgacctattctgaggataggtcatcagtatcaaattctctgaaaacccctttaacccttcccAGCAGTTGCAAGTATGTACCAGATAGAAatgaaatataataatataataacgcACGCTACAAAGGAGCCAATGTGTGTAAATCCACCTACTGTATATTGTAACCGCACCGCCATCAAACCTGTCATTCACTCTTTATGGTCTAACTGTACAACAGTCTAATGTACCAGTTCAGCAGGTGGAAATGACAGGTCACTgtcccatgtgatgtcacgtaGGCTCCGGATAACTGAGCCATGGTAGCTATGGTAGATAAATTTTTGAAAATGCTTGCAAATTGcaatggaccccattgactttagtTGGCATTGTGAGGGCTCCGCTATTTTTAAAGTCAAGAATAGTGCTGCGCTATTCTTACCATCATTAATAACGGAAAGCCTAGTAAAAATCAAGAATGATCCTAATAAATGTGTCATCCTGGAGTACAAAACTGATGGCCTAttttttaggataggtcatcaatttcagaagGGGGGAGTCCAATTTGGTCATCTGATGGAAGGCTGTTGCCCTCCAGAGAGCACATCGACCCCCCATTGTTTACCAGACACATCTCCATACTAAAAAGGCCATTCTAGTGGGGAAAAAGGTTTGCATTTAGCtgcaaatgctgtaaaaaaaaacaaagcttATACTCACCTCACCCACCGCCTGCTGGATAATTCTGACTAAGTTCCCACTGCACCCCACTTCCTTCTCCAGTCCAGACATGGCAGGAAATGGATGTGAAAGCCAGTTAGCCAATCACAAGCTGCAGTGATGACCTGCCTCAGTCAGTGATTGGCCATTTCCTGCTGTGCTGGGACAGTAGAAGGAAGTAGTTTGTGTGCAGCAGGGACCGGGGCAGTATTGGAATGGCAGGGTGgaggatcatggaggtgaacataagCAGATAGAGGGTAGGGGGTTACATTTTTTAAACTTGGTACCACCCCTTAAGGATCAGCTACACGTGATGTTCAGCATTGCAAGGGATGAAATCCGTAGAGGATATCCCCAACATAAATTGCCATGATGCAGATCTAAAATCCACACTCACTGTCAGTTTACACTGCCATTTTTATCGCAGCACGTGGTTGAGATTTCTTAAAACCCCTATCCAGTTTGGTAGTGCTGTGGATTTGCTTGTTTGGATCTGCTGTGTGAACATACTCTCAAAGACAGGTCATCATTTTGTAGTCCTTAATaacccttttaaggctactttcacacttacgttgttaattccggcattgagatccggcagaggatctcgatACCAGAATTAAACAGAACTGTTTTGAGTTTACACATCAGGACGTGTCCGTTCTGTTAggttgcggttgtgtgaaatcaaatacattgattttttttggctcctaaaaaaatggatccgtcaccattgacttacattgtttttagtgccgGACTCCTTTTTTTCCGtatttatgaccggacacaaaaaccgcagcttgcagccggaatagaagacatcctgatgcatcctgaacggatctctttccattcagaatgcatgaggactaaacgttTTTTTCCTCTGCTTGATCTCAATACCATAAAAcaaggcaagtgtgaaagtggcctaacacAATGAGGTCTTGCTATTGAACACATGATCTCTCCTATAGCTGAGAGGtagatgccatgcatgcagcaatGTGCTAAATCTGCCAGTACAGGGGCATCTGTGGCAAACCATGAATGAGATGGAGCATTTATTGTGTTTTTACTCCTCTAGACCTGACTGACACCATCCTATTTGTTTTGATCCATCTCATGCTATTTGAAAAGTGTTCTCATAATTCTATTCAAAGTGAGACTCCATATTTGATTCGATTGGGCCATATGGTCAGCAGATGTGAAATCTagcattttttttgctgttttaagTAATGTTTCAGCTTATTTATACTGTACAGCTGCCTGCTGATGGTTTCCAAGTAGCAACTGGGATCGGAAGATTTTAGAAATAAGTCAATGATTAACATTATTACTGTAACATTATGTCATATGAAAGTGATATACTTGAAGAAGACTTTACATAGGAAAAATAATGACTATACCAGatttattgtattgtattatttggaacttctgctttttttttgccgTCTGTCATTATTTCCTGTTTATACATGTTCTTTAATTGTGTTTTGACCTGTAGGATCATTGCAGAAACAACTTCACTCCCACGTACCCTGGGTGAGCTGCAGCTGTACCGTGTTCTCCAGAGAGCCAACTTATTAGGCTACTATGATACCTTTATCCAGCAGGGAGGTGATGATGTTCAGCAGTTATGCGAGGCTGGAGAAGATGAATTCTTGGAAATTATGTCCTTGGTTGGCATGGCTACAAAGCCATTGCATGTCAGACGGCTACAGAAGGCCTTACGAGATTGGGCTACTAATCCTGGACTGTTTAACCAGCCACCATTGAACAGTGTTCCTCTGAGTGCCAGTATACCATTGTTTAAAATATCAGAAACAATGGGAAGAGTAGCTCGACCATGTAATGGTCATATTAGTAACATGGAAACTTTGAGCAAAGGAATTAGTGGCTTTGTTCTTCCAGAACAACAAGAACAGCTTGGAAAAAGATCTCCATCACAACTAGACAATAGGCCTTGGACAGTTCAGGTGTCTCCAGAACTAAATGAAGGAGATGATGAAGATGTTGACGATGATGAAGATGGTAGAGGAGCACAGTATGCAACAGCAGGTGAAAGACTGGACCCTGAGCTGGTACAGGTGATATCGGACAGTGTTGAGAGGCTAATGAAAGGCTTGCCTCGGGGGGATATCGCTGAGGCGCGATCCATgctgaaaataaacaaaaaattggGACGATCGCTAGGCCATATCTTTCAGATACCTGATGGAGGGCCTAGGAAAGAAAGGGAGATTCGAAGACATAGTGCTATCTATGGAAGGAGCGATTCTAAGAGACGTGAAGGAAAAAGACTCACTCTACATGAGGTCAGCAGTTTCATTTGATtttggttttaaaggggttatctgagagttttttttactGATCTTTGGGGTCTGACATCCGGGCCCCCCACCGGTCAGCAGCCTTCTCTCTgatcaccaagcacagcgtcatacattgtatagtggctataataggtattgcagctcaggcccattcacttcaacggggctgagctgcaactaggccatgtgacttattaacgtgacatcacatggcctaggcaaaacTAGAGAaggttgccttctcaaacagctgatcggcaggggtcccaggtgtcggaccccaccaattagatattgatgacctattcagaggataggtcatcattaaaaacaactctcagaaaacctctttaatttttACGGATGAAAGATTAATTTAACTGCAAAAGAATGTACTCATACAACCCTGATGTTTCTGATAAGCCCTGATATCAGGTGGACATCAGGTTCTTACACAGGCAAACATATACTTAGACCATTTTACATAAGCAGACAATCTTATTACCAGAATTGAGTAAAGTCTAAAATGAGGGAAACATATGAGCAAACCCATGTATAACAGATTTCAGTGCAGATATTGGTCTAATTGGCGCCAATGTTGGCTTATTTAGCAAGGCAGTAATGGTACCCACCTTATCAAAATGTTAATTACCGTTTTTTAagaggttatgccatgattggtgtaaaaaatgaaaatcagaaatgatatagtacatgacaatttctttctaacaaagctagaaccatttTTGTACCTCAGACCCAGAGctcccccctatttattgctccaattgctcctaGTAATTTCAAGTTGGGCTGTGCCCTTTCTCAGGAGACGTGCCCTTTTTGCTACATCTCTCTCAGTAACTGCCTAAAACTAGATATGGTTGGTGGCaattaaaggatggaactgagcatgtgcagggaggtactggcactcactgtaatgccttagccatgttggttactgtcattacagtgattggctgggcggaacgtgtcattgggtgctatatagcacccaaagacacgtggttcggctcagtcttagtcagggagagctgcagcagaagggacagatagtgtagggagagaaattgttttgttttttcaagtagagtttactgttgaaaggtgttagagacccaaaagtccttttaaggactattgttttatctagctgcaatatatattattagtgtaacctgcgctaaattgtgtgcaattgtttgtctgctgctgacagtgacGCAACCACGGCTACATCTGTTgacttacatttgcgcatcctaaatatctgtgacattcagcgcagttgtttggccgctgctgacagcgacattacctgtgctacatctcctgtataacgtttgcgcatcctaaatatctgtgacattcagtgtaattttttcttaaccgctggtgacagcgacattacctgcgctacatctcctgtataacgtttgcgcatcctaaatatctgtgacattcagtgtaatttatttgcacatacacttacaaaacctgcgctactgtacgtgtgagatacttgcaagcatatataccatttaatatgcgcactgcgagcagtaagggacagggaagtggccgtgctgctgatggtgcacgcagaggctgtggccctgggcgcggtaaaactgtgcctgctgccagagcacaggaaacacactcatccacgatacctagcttcatgtcccagttttcagggcagcgcaggacaccactctttaagtcacaccagagcgaccaggtggtcggtttgattggagcagataatgcttccagtcggttaagcgccaccctgtcttccaaaaagtccagtctcagtagccaagagtctggtcaacagaatcctcaccctgatcctcctttctcccacccACCATGgtgagtctttgcaaacaagtgatctcccactcggatattccgaggagctcttctcagtgccattccttgatttgggcctctcgcctagcctgcttgaagaggggcatgaggagatcttgtgcactgattcccaaactcttgagcatccacagtcagaagaagatgacggtggggaacagcaattagtgtttcacaaggtggatgatgatgatgagacacagttgccaataagtcaaccgcaattagtgtctcaagaatttgatgatgaggatgagacacagttgtcaataagtgaggttcttgttaagtcaacaagtcaggaggatgacaaaagtgaggaagtggaagaggaggtggcggacgatgaaatcactgacccaacctgggaagttggcaagccgagcgaggacaggagtacagagagggatggatccgcagcaccgcaacaggcagaaagaggcagtggggtggcaacagggagaaggcaggccacaccaaacaggcccgcaattgttccccggagcacccccttgtcgcaatctcccttgccaaggggtaggtgttctgcagtctggcgcttttttgaggaaagtgcagacgatataagaattgtcatttgcaacctgcaccgtaccaaaatgagccggggcgtgaacactagcagcctcaccaccaccagcatgatccgccacatggcatcaaagcaccctaataggtgggccgaatgcctgggtccacaatcagtgtctgagggtcacactactgcctcctcttctcctgtgttacgtgctggccaatcccctgtccaatatGCATGCCCGGATgcttcccgccctgcacctggaccttcgcaagcaccatcagctagcacatccacttctgtgatccagcgcagtgtacagatgtccataccccaggcctttgaacgaaagtgcaaatacccagccacccacccactggccatagcactaaatgcgcacctttccaaattgctggtcgtggaaatgttaccatttaggcttgtggacactgaggctttccgcagcctaatGGGAGCGGACGTCCCtccttactcagtccccagcctccactatttttcctggtgtgccttccccgccttacaccagcatgttgttgggaaggtccacttaacgactgacaaatggacaagtgcttttggccagggatgctacatgttgtggaggccggaacgttgtggaggctgggagcgagtcgaaccatgggatggcacaggtgttacCGACGCCAAAGAtttcgggccctacttccatcaggatttcctctaccacctacattagtggctgcaacccccccccccccttctcctcctccacctcctcctccacttccacctctgaattctcatcttgcagcaccagtcagccatcagtcagtagctggaagcagtgtagcactgcagtggggaagcagcaacaggccgtgctgaaactaatttgcttaggtgacaaacagcacaccgccgcagagctgtgacagGGTATAAGGTaccagactaagctgtggctctcgccactcaacctacaaccaggcatggttgtgtctgataatggccgtaacttggtggctgctttggagctcggcaagctcacacacataccatgccttgcccacgtgttcaacctagtggttcagcggtttctcaaaacctaccccaatttgatgatgattagtgttgagcgcgaatactcAATCAGCAAATTTTTATCAAGAATAGCACCACTTTGaaaatttgctaatatttagaatatagtgctatatattcgttatatcgaatattcagaattttttccatctgaacacatgattcctctctgcttcttgcttgtgggccaatgagaaggaagcaatgtcaagttcacaacaatacttagtgcaccaatcagtaatctgaagtcaaacctgctaaaatgtgaagttgcacataaaaatattctaatcactgccgattagtgcaatcgcaaatatattggagcacttgactctatctgcatataaacttataccagcttgaaaaatgtagccaaagtgacccacgcctgtatttcgcattaCAAAATCGCATTATGCGATTTTTGCATTGgcaatttttcgcattcaataaaataatctcgaagtctcgaaattcgcgaatatatgacgaatattctacaaaatatttgtgaaatatcgcaaattcaaatatagcccctgccgctcatcactaatgatgatgatgaggaggaggagcaggagacggtagtacccatagcaggtttattccaactGTTTAGCattgatgggccgaagaggagtctgaggattaCAAAATtgaaagtcatcctcctgatgagaacagcaaagttttgtctgttgggactctggcacacatggct
Encoded proteins:
- the NAB2 gene encoding NGFI-A-binding protein 2 isoform X1 produces the protein MAERAGRSDDLKRATKARIIAETTSLPRTLGELQLYRVLQRANLLGYYDTFIQQGGDDVQQLCEAGEDEFLEIMSLVGMATKPLHVRRLQKALRDWATNPGLFNQPPLNSVPLSASIPLFKISETMGRVARPCNGHISNMETLSKGISGFVLPEQQEQLGKRSPSQLDNRPWTVQVSPELNEGDDEDVDDDEDGRGAQYATAGERLDPELVQVISDSVERLMKGLPRGDIAEARSMLKINKKLGRSLGHIFQIPDGGPRKEREIRRHSAIYGRSDSKRREGKRLTLHELTINEAAAQCCMRDNTLLLRRVELFSLARQAARESSYLASLKCSRLNPEESGAPQTKIPKQEVCEVPLQSESESVTTSVRHSLEEDSGSVSGESMDGHLQAAVTVRIPTSPGAPPTELSLALPHPAPWSRQLLQQTLMDEGLRLARLVSRDRLGRLSLCVPGTPHIAECDDGGSESCSSLPVSPQITDLRSGNCKEQE
- the NAB2 gene encoding NGFI-A-binding protein 2 isoform X2; this translates as MAERAGRSDDLKRATKARIIAETTSLPRTLGELQLYRVLQRANLLGYYDTFIQQGGDDVQQLCEAGEDEFLEIMSLVGMATKPLHVRRLQKALRDWATNPGLFNQPPLNSVPLSASIPLFKISETMGRVARPCNGHISNMETLSKGISGFVLPEQQEQLGKRSPSQLDNRPWTVQVSPELNEGDDEDVDDDEDGRGAQYATAGERLDPELVQVISDSVERLMKGLPRGDIAEARSMLKINKKLGRSLGHIFQIPDGGPRKEREIRRHSAIYGRSDSKRREGKRLTLHELTINEAAAQCCMRDNTLLLRRVELFSLARQAARESSYLASLKCSRLNPEESGAPQTKIPKQEVCEVPLQSESESVTTSVRHSLEEDSGSVSGESMDGHLQAVTVRIPTSPGAPPTELSLALPHPAPWSRQLLQQTLMDEGLRLARLVSRDRLGRLSLCVPGTPHIAECDDGGSESCSSLPVSPQITDLRSGNCKEQE
- the NAB2 gene encoding NGFI-A-binding protein 2 isoform X3: MSLVGMATKPLHVRRLQKALRDWATNPGLFNQPPLNSVPLSASIPLFKISETMGRVARPCNGHISNMETLSKGISGFVLPEQQEQLGKRSPSQLDNRPWTVQVSPELNEGDDEDVDDDEDGRGAQYATAGERLDPELVQVISDSVERLMKGLPRGDIAEARSMLKINKKLGRSLGHIFQIPDGGPRKEREIRRHSAIYGRSDSKRREGKRLTLHELTINEAAAQCCMRDNTLLLRRVELFSLARQAARESSYLASLKCSRLNPEESGAPQTKIPKQEVCEVPLQSESESVTTSVRHSLEEDSGSVSGESMDGHLQAAVTVRIPTSPGAPPTELSLALPHPAPWSRQLLQQTLMDEGLRLARLVSRDRLGRLSLCVPGTPHIAECDDGGSESCSSLPVSPQITDLRSGNCKEQE